The sequence below is a genomic window from Ignavibacteriales bacterium.
TGTCGGCAGCGGTATAGTTGCAAACGGTGATTTGATTTATGGTGCTGATGGTTTTGCCGGTGAGATAGGACATACAATCTACGACATCAACGGAAGGCAATGCGGATGCGGTCGTAAAGGATGTCTTGAAACTTATACATCCGCAGGCGGAATTAAACGCACTGTGTTTGAACTGCTAGCAAATCTTAATGATGAGAGTGAACTGCGAAATGTTACCTTCAGTGATATGACTGCAAAAATGATTTGTGAAGCCGCACGAAAAGGTGATAGGATCGCCCTAAAAGCGTTTGATGTAACCGGTAAGATACTCGGTATTAAACTGGCAGACGCAATTGCACATACAAGTCCCGAAGCAATAATTCTGTTCGGAGGGCTTGCTTCATCGGGAGAATTAATTTTTAACCCGACAAAAAAATATATGGAAGAAAATGTGCTTAACATTTTCAAGAACAAAGTTAAACTTATTCCTTCAGCTTTAACTGAAGGAAACGCCGCTGTGCTCGGCGCCAGCGCATTAATATGGAATGAGCTTGATAAAGTTCAGATGCAATACAAATAGTTAGTGTTTTTTGAAGAGACTGAAAGAAAGATTTCCTGATAGAATATTTTAACCCTGCAAAAAAATATTCACCCGTACCCTTTCGTTAGTTAGTTATGGATTATTTCAGTCTCTTCTTTTTCTTCAGACCAATTCAGGATTCAAATTATGAATGTGTTTTTCAGGACAGCCTGCTACTTAGCCTTTCTTACAATTTCTATTTTCTTTTTAAGCTGCAACAAAGATGAAACCGACCCCGATAGTGAATTAAACGTTGACGAACGCGTAAATAAACTTCTTGCCGATATGACGCTTGAAGAAAAAATCGGACAGATGACACAAGTAGAAAGGAACGCGTTAGACAGGATCGAAGACATTCGTGATTTTAAAATCGGCTCTTTACTGAGCGGCGGCGGATCAGCACCATCAAGTAATACCGCGCAGGGCTGGGCTGATATGTATGATACTTACCAGGCTTACGCGGTTACAACAAGATTAAAAATACCATTGATCTATGGTATCGATGCCGTTCATGGTCACAACAATGTAAAGAACGCTGTGATCTTTCCTCACAACATTGGTCTCGGCTGCACACGAAATCCTGCATTGGTTGAACAAGCTGCAACAATAGTCGCAAGGGAAGTTGCAGCAACCGGAATTGACTGGACATTCTCACCATGTATTGCGGTTGCAAGAAATGAACGATGGGGAAGAACTTATGAAAGTTTTGGTGAAACTCCTGAACTTGCAGTGATGATGGCAGAAGCAAAAATAAAAGGTTATCAGCAAGGTGATCTAAGTGCAAACACATCAGTACTTGCATGCGCCAAACATTTTCTTGGTGACGGCGGAACAGTTGACGGTGATGACCAGGGAAACACGGTTTGTGATGAACAGACTTTAAGACAGTTACATCTTCCGGGATACATTGCGGCTATACAGCAGGGTGTTGGTTCAATTATGATTTCATACAGCAGTTGGAACGGACAAAAACTTCACAGCCATAAATATCTTCTTACAGATGTTTTAAAAAATGAATTGGGTTTTAAAGGATTCCTGATCAGTGATTACGCTGCAATAGATCAGATCCCCGGCGACTTTGCAAGTGATATTGAAATCTCTATTAACGCCGGGCTTGATATGATAATGGTTCCTGACAGATACAAAGAATTCATCAGCATACTGCGTACTCTTGTCAATAATGGGAAAGTACCAATGTCAAGAATTGACGATGCAGTAAGACGAATATTAAAAGTTA
It includes:
- a CDS encoding ROK family protein; protein product: MNKTEVTLGIDIGGTNTVFGYVDRHGNCVFESSIPTNSHESADHLFSRLKTAIDESYEQLNRKYTLIGIGIGAPNANYYKGTVELPPNLNWGYVNVVEIMKKYYDIPTVITNDANAAAIGEMKFGAAKGMKDFIMITLGTGVGSGIVANGDLIYGADGFAGEIGHTIYDINGRQCGCGRKGCLETYTSAGGIKRTVFELLANLNDESELRNVTFSDMTAKMICEAARKGDRIALKAFDVTGKILGIKLADAIAHTSPEAIILFGGLASSGELIFNPTKKYMEENVLNIFKNKVKLIPSALTEGNAAVLGASALIWNELDKVQMQYK
- a CDS encoding glycoside hydrolase family 3 C-terminal domain-containing protein, which codes for MNVFFRTACYLAFLTISIFFLSCNKDETDPDSELNVDERVNKLLADMTLEEKIGQMTQVERNALDRIEDIRDFKIGSLLSGGGSAPSSNTAQGWADMYDTYQAYAVTTRLKIPLIYGIDAVHGHNNVKNAVIFPHNIGLGCTRNPALVEQAATIVAREVAATGIDWTFSPCIAVARNERWGRTYESFGETPELAVMMAEAKIKGYQQGDLSANTSVLACAKHFLGDGGTVDGDDQGNTVCDEQTLRQLHLPGYIAAIQQGVGSIMISYSSWNGQKLHSHKYLLTDVLKNELGFKGFLISDYAAIDQIPGDFASDIEISINAGLDMIMVPDRYKEFISILRTLVNNGKVPMSRIDDAVRRILKVKMQMGLFERPLTDRSLTASLGSAAHREVARECVRQSLVLLKNSNSVLPLSKNLTRIHVAGKNSNDIGNQCGGWTISWQGGSGEITHGTTILEAIQNTVSTSTQVTHSIDGSGAAGADVGVVVIGETPYAEYNGDRDDLSLLSEDIQAINRIRNAGVPVVVILVSGRPMLIEPTLNNVDAFIAAWLPGTEGQGVADVLFGDYNPTGKLSHSWPRSMSQIPVNNGDINYDPLFPYGFGLSY